From a region of the Rhodococcus sp. 4CII genome:
- a CDS encoding MaoC/PaaZ C-terminal domain-containing protein, whose product MRTPAKVRVGDAPDTRVVGPVSQTDIVRFAGAGGDFNPLHHDPGFVATSGFPGVIAMGQMQAGILAGWLSDTFGVEHVRSFGVRFVAPVFLGDTLTLGGTVVTIAEANGESLATLDLVASGDKGPVVTGSATVVVAAT is encoded by the coding sequence ATGAGAACACCGGCCAAGGTCCGCGTCGGCGATGCCCCCGATACCCGAGTGGTCGGCCCCGTCAGCCAGACCGACATCGTCCGATTCGCCGGCGCCGGAGGCGATTTCAATCCCCTGCACCACGATCCCGGGTTCGTCGCCACATCGGGTTTTCCCGGTGTCATCGCGATGGGGCAGATGCAGGCCGGGATCCTGGCGGGATGGCTGTCCGACACGTTCGGCGTCGAGCACGTGCGCTCCTTCGGTGTCCGGTTCGTCGCGCCGGTCTTCCTGGGCGACACCCTGACCCTGGGCGGCACGGTGGTAACGATCGCCGAGGCGAATGGCGAGTCGCTGGCGACACTCGATCTCGTCGCCTCCGGCGACAAGGGCCCGGTCGTCACCGGATCGGCGACGGTCGTGGTGGCCGCGACCTGA
- a CDS encoding MaoC family dehydratase N-terminal domain-containing protein has protein sequence MSDPLPAGVVDRVEYDVERGKIREFTRATFTTDPVHTDPAAARDAGFDYVPATLTHTVVAGHQRDQRAFVDSLGLALARVVVGSVTWTYLRPLTAGDHVIGTRRVVDDVQREGKRGGTMRVVTLETEYVDADGEPVVRLEEVLIERGEQR, from the coding sequence ATGTCCGACCCACTTCCCGCCGGCGTCGTCGACCGCGTCGAATACGACGTCGAACGCGGCAAGATCCGCGAATTCACGCGCGCCACGTTCACCACCGATCCCGTGCACACCGATCCGGCCGCCGCGCGCGACGCCGGATTCGACTACGTGCCCGCGACTCTCACGCACACGGTCGTCGCCGGACACCAGCGCGACCAGCGCGCGTTCGTCGACTCGCTGGGCCTGGCCCTCGCGCGGGTGGTGGTCGGTTCGGTCACGTGGACGTACCTGCGACCGCTCACCGCCGGCGACCACGTGATCGGCACCCGGCGCGTCGTCGATGACGTACAGCGAGAGGGCAAGCGCGGCGGGACGATGCGCGTGGTGACCCTCGAGACCGAGTACGTCGACGCCGACGGCGAACCCGTGGTGCGCCTCGAAGAGGTCCTGATCGAACGAGGAGAACAGCGATGA
- a CDS encoding enoyl-CoA hydratase/isomerase family protein, whose translation MAHPVRYDVDEHVAVLTLDRPETRNALSDDLLDELLAALERAREDDDVRVVVLASSHEKVFSAGGDLKAFASETPTIVKYAGLDRFPRLYQLIGGLGKPVICAAGGDVLAGAFGLALACDFVLAKESVRFGCPEINVGVFPFMISALIYRNVGRLKANELMMYGELITATDALELGLVNRVIPDDDFEAEVRAWAKRLAGKSPLLMRLGKEAINNTRDMSLPDALTALQSQLALAFTTEDIVEGVTAFREKRSPVWSLR comes from the coding sequence ATGGCGCACCCCGTGCGATACGACGTCGACGAGCATGTCGCCGTCCTCACTCTCGATCGCCCCGAAACCCGCAACGCGCTGTCCGACGACCTGCTCGACGAGCTCCTCGCCGCGCTCGAACGCGCTCGGGAAGACGACGACGTGCGGGTCGTCGTGCTGGCCTCGTCGCACGAGAAGGTCTTCTCGGCGGGCGGCGACCTCAAGGCGTTCGCGAGCGAGACGCCGACGATCGTCAAATATGCCGGGCTGGATCGCTTCCCGCGCCTGTATCAACTCATCGGCGGCCTCGGGAAGCCGGTGATCTGCGCGGCGGGCGGCGACGTGCTGGCGGGTGCGTTCGGTCTCGCGCTGGCGTGCGATTTCGTGCTCGCCAAGGAGTCGGTCCGGTTCGGGTGCCCGGAGATCAATGTCGGTGTCTTCCCGTTCATGATCTCCGCCCTCATCTATCGGAACGTCGGGCGCCTCAAGGCGAACGAGCTGATGATGTACGGCGAGCTCATCACGGCCACGGATGCACTCGAGCTGGGGCTCGTGAACCGCGTGATTCCGGACGACGACTTCGAGGCGGAGGTCCGGGCGTGGGCGAAGCGGCTCGCGGGCAAATCGCCGCTGCTCATGCGTCTGGGCAAGGAGGCGATCAACAACACCCGGGACATGTCGCTGCCGGACGCGCTCACAGCCCTGCAGTCCCAGCTCGCTCTCGCATTCACGACCGAGGACATCGTCGAGGGAGTCACAGCGTTTCGCGAAAAGCGTTCTCCCGTATGGAGCCTGCGCTGA
- a CDS encoding AMP-binding protein, whose product MAFASVTDRYSDEQIREFYATGQWHRDTFFDMLEVQVAERGDRIFLTDDTSGGITFRQLRDRALSLAVGLRRHGITTGDRVSVQVPNWIEFAIIAVALSRLGAVLVPIMPIYRRDDVEYILGNAGVRLAITPQSFKKFDYAGMYTDILGAVDSLEDVVVVRGSGELPNGAVSFESLFAEIGPEEAIAELGPGVGPDEPFVIVYSSGTTSRPKGCIHTFNTIACGSRLLAKGFAYTPDDVQFGPSPITHTTGLVTSIVLPLMHGAASHLIEVWEPVRGMAQIKERGCTVAVSATTFLQMLMDAYDPALHDIGSMRLWVAAGAPIPASFVTKAAELFPSLQVLSLYGRSENVTTTMCTVHDDPERSLTSDGRPLPMQSVKIVDELGNEVPRGEEGDVAYKGAMHMLGYLHNPEETAKLFTPDGYSLSGDLGRMDEDGYVRVTGRTKDIVIRGGMNISVRQVEDLLAAHPAVRGVAAVAMPDQRLGEAVCLYLVPAPGYDDITLEKIKTYLLEQGVAIQKVPERLEIVEALPTTATGKIQKNVLRAQIAAKIEADRQQRAQAVS is encoded by the coding sequence ATGGCGTTCGCATCGGTCACCGATCGCTATTCGGACGAACAGATCCGAGAGTTCTATGCCACCGGGCAGTGGCACCGCGACACCTTCTTCGACATGCTCGAGGTCCAGGTTGCCGAGCGGGGCGACCGCATCTTTCTGACCGACGACACCAGCGGTGGCATCACCTTCCGGCAGCTGCGTGACAGAGCGCTGAGCCTGGCCGTGGGGCTGCGGCGCCACGGAATCACCACCGGCGACCGCGTGTCGGTGCAGGTTCCGAACTGGATCGAATTCGCGATCATCGCCGTGGCGCTGTCGAGATTGGGCGCCGTTCTGGTGCCGATCATGCCGATCTACCGCCGCGACGACGTCGAGTACATCCTGGGTAACGCGGGTGTGCGGCTGGCGATTACGCCGCAGAGCTTCAAGAAGTTCGATTATGCGGGCATGTACACCGACATCCTGGGTGCCGTCGACTCGCTCGAGGATGTCGTCGTCGTCCGCGGGAGCGGCGAACTACCGAACGGAGCGGTGTCGTTCGAGTCGCTGTTCGCGGAGATCGGCCCCGAGGAGGCGATCGCCGAACTCGGGCCGGGTGTCGGGCCGGACGAGCCGTTCGTCATCGTCTACAGCAGCGGCACCACGTCCCGACCCAAGGGCTGCATCCACACGTTCAACACGATCGCCTGTGGATCCCGTCTGCTGGCCAAGGGATTTGCCTACACACCCGACGACGTGCAGTTCGGCCCCTCGCCGATCACGCACACCACCGGCCTGGTCACCAGCATCGTCCTTCCGCTCATGCACGGAGCGGCGTCGCATCTCATCGAGGTGTGGGAGCCGGTCCGGGGGATGGCGCAGATCAAGGAACGCGGCTGCACGGTCGCGGTGAGTGCCACGACGTTCCTGCAGATGCTCATGGACGCCTACGACCCCGCCTTGCACGACATCGGCAGCATGCGGCTGTGGGTGGCGGCCGGTGCCCCGATCCCCGCCAGCTTCGTCACGAAGGCGGCCGAACTCTTCCCGAGTCTGCAGGTACTCAGCCTGTACGGCCGCTCGGAGAATGTCACGACCACCATGTGCACGGTGCACGACGATCCCGAGCGGTCGCTCACCTCGGACGGGCGTCCGCTGCCGATGCAGTCGGTGAAGATCGTCGACGAACTCGGTAACGAGGTTCCGCGCGGCGAAGAGGGCGACGTCGCCTACAAGGGCGCCATGCACATGCTCGGGTATCTCCACAACCCCGAGGAGACGGCCAAGCTGTTCACTCCCGACGGCTATTCCCTCTCGGGAGATCTCGGCCGGATGGACGAGGACGGCTACGTGCGCGTCACCGGCCGCACCAAGGACATCGTGATCCGCGGCGGCATGAACATCAGCGTCCGTCAGGTGGAAGATCTCCTGGCCGCGCACCCCGCCGTCCGCGGTGTCGCCGCGGTCGCGATGCCCGACCAGAGACTCGGCGAGGCGGTGTGTCTCTACCTCGTCCCGGCGCCGGGATACGACGACATCACGCTCGAGAAGATCAAGACCTACCTCCTCGAGCAGGGAGTGGCGATCCAGAAGGTTCCGGAGCGGCTGGAGATCGTCGAGGCACTGCCGACGACTGCCACGGGCAAGATCCAGAAGAACGTGCTCCGTGCGCAGATCGCCGCGAAGATCGAGGCCGACCGGCAGCAGCGGGCACAAGCCGTCAGCTGA